CCCCATGCCAGCCGCCCAGTTCGCCGTGTTCGGCCATCCGATCAGCCATTCGCTGTCGCCGCAAATCCACCAGGCCTTCGCGCGGCAGTTCGGCATCGAGCTGGAGTACCGCGCGGTCGACGCCGCGCCCGCCGACTTCGTGGCGGTCGTGCAGCGCTTCTTCGCCGCTGGCGGCCGCGGCGCGAACGTCACCTTGCCGCACAAGGCTGCTGCCTATGCGTTGGCGGCGCAGCGCAGTACGGCGGCTACCCGCGCCGGCAGCGCGAACGTGCTGACCCCGCTGGCCGACGGTCGGCTGGCCGCGCACAACACCGATGGCGACGGGCTGGTGCGCGACCTCACCGAGCGTCACAACGTGGACCTGCGCGGCCACACCGCCCTGCTGCTGGGCGCCGGGGGCGCCGCGCATGGCGTGGCCTGGAACCTGCTGGATGCCGGCGTGGAGACGCTGACCATCGTCAGCCGCACCGCCGAGACCGCCGATGCGCTGGCCGACGCGATCGGCGAGCCGGCGCGCGCGCATACCCGCTACTGGTCCGACCTGGCCGACATCGGCAGCTACGACATGATCATCAACGCCACCTCGGCTGGCGTGCTGGGCGTGTCGCTGCAGCTGCCGCCCTCGCTGGTCGGCGCGCGCGCGCTGTGCTACGACCTCTCCTACGGCGCCGCTGCCAGCAGCTTCCTGAGCTGGGCGACGGCCGCGGGTGCGCGCTACGCGTTCGACGGCCTCGGCATGCTGGTGGAGACCGCTGCCGATGCGTTCGAGCTGTGGCAT
This window of the Rhodanobacter soli genome carries:
- the aroE gene encoding shikimate dehydrogenase; the protein is MPAAQFAVFGHPISHSLSPQIHQAFARQFGIELEYRAVDAAPADFVAVVQRFFAAGGRGANVTLPHKAAAYALAAQRSTAATRAGSANVLTPLADGRLAAHNTDGDGLVRDLTERHNVDLRGHTALLLGAGGAAHGVAWNLLDAGVETLTIVSRTAETADALADAIGEPARAHTRYWSDLADIGSYDMIINATSAGVLGVSLQLPPSLVGARALCYDLSYGAAASSFLSWATAAGARYAFDGLGMLVETAADAFELWHGQRPDTEPVYQALRRQSA